In Criblamydia sequanensis CRIB-18, the DNA window ATTCGAGCTCTTAAAAAATGACCTTATTTTCGTTTGCCGTGGTAATGTTAAGTCTGTTAATGAAAAAGCGCTTATAAACTTTATGAAAAAGGGGTTTATGAGAGGCCTTTTAATAGATGCGGATCCTTCCCACCCGCTATCTCAAAATTCCCCTCTTTTTAACTTTCCGGAAAGCATTATTACACCGCAAGTAGAGTATTTGCCCGAAACCCTTTCCCATAAAGGATTTCAAAATTTTCATTATAATTTAAGACAATACGTGCATGGGAATTTTAGCGACATGAGAGAGCTTATTTACCGTCCAAAGCTTCCTGAATATGTTTAAACCTTCTTAAGATTCTTTCTTAAGAAGATTTTTGAATGGCCAAGCCAATAATCCTTAAGTTCTCCTATCCGCTTATAGCCTCGTTGCAAATAAAATGCCTCGGCTTGGAAGTCCCACGTATCAACCAATGAAAAGACACATCCCTTTTTAAGGGCTTCCTGCTCAACTGCCAGTAGCAATTGAGTGCCATACCCTTGCTTTTGAAGAGCTTCATCAACAAAAAGCAAATCGATGTAGACTGATTCGCTCCCTAAAAAGGCTTGAACTCCGCCGTAAATTTTTCCTGACTCATTTTTCAAAAAAATAGAAAAGGGTTTATCTCGCTCCCCTACTATTTTCTCGTTGAATGCCAGCATCCCTTCTCTTAAAACGTCGTTATCAGCTTCTTTAGGCTCATAATCGACGACCACTTTGTACATATTCCCTCTCTAAAATATTCACTAACTTTCTTAGACTTTTCGCCAACAAAAGATTATAGGAGGTCCACGCCTTTGCATCCTTCAAAAAAAGAATCAGTCAACAAAAAAAACTGCTGTCCCTGCTAAAATTTTGATTGCATTTCTGAAGTTTTCAAAGAAATGAGAAATGCGTAAACTGTCTTAAAAACATTAGATCCCCTAAAGGACGTAAGATGACAAGAGCCATTCTGATTCATGGTAATGGCAATAGTAAGCCGACAGACAATTGGCTGCCTTACCTCAAGAAAGAACTTGAAAAGTTAAATATAAAAGTAGACGCCCCGCAATTTCCGGATACGGAACTTGCAAGAAGTTCTTATTGGCTGCCCTTCCTTGAAAATGAACTAAAACCTGATGAAAATACCATAATCGTAGGCCACTCCTCAGGTGCCATTGCTGCTATGCGCTATGCAGAAACTCATCGAATTTTAGGCTCAGCTCTAATTGGAACCTATTATACCGATTTAGGGATAGAAGCTGAAAAATTGAGCGGTTACTTCGACTTGCCATGGAAATGGGAAAACATTAAGAAAAATCAAAAATGGATAATTCAATTTGCAGGGGTTAATGATCCATGGATTCCTATTGAAGAAGCCCATGTTGTTAGAGATCAGCTGAAGACGGACTATTATGAGTCAAAAGATCAAGGCCACTTTGGAGGAGATTACTATAAAGAAACTTTTCCCGAGCTTTTAGAAGCTATTAAAAAGAAAATCGGGAAATTATAAAGGGAGAGCTGGTGTTGATTTTAATCCATTTGCTAAGAGGCCATTGTTTTCCTGATTTCAAGGTACACCAAGACTAGACTCCTAGGCGATCTAGGTTTTCTACTTGATACTCTTTTTCAAGAATGTCGAGCAATAGCAGTATAATCCCATGTTGAGATCCTCTCTCCTGGCATTATAGGGATATCCCCTTTTATTCCGGACTCATTACCATCCAATTAAGCATTTACCCCAGCCGATTTGATAAGCGATAAGATCGGTTATGCTTACTTGTCCTCCAGTTCCTTCTATTTGTTTTAGAATACGTGAAGAAACAGGAATTGAGGCTATGAGATTTATCAATTTATCGTATTCCCTTTGGATTTCCGGACTTAAAGGAGCTTTTAAAATAGTTTGTTATTTATTCATTTTTATCGCTTATCTTCTCCTCAAACAGAGATAAAGCATTTAAGACCTGCTTTTCTTGCTCCTGCAATGATAAACTTCCATCAACGAGCAGGTCAGAGGTCTTTTCTTCAGGAGATAAAATGAAAAGAGGTCTTGACTTTGACAAGTATTTTTCAAGCTCTTGAATCATTTTTTGAGGATTAGGATTGTCTTGATGGTCTCTGATTAAACGGCGTGCTAAAGCAATATCTAGGGGTGTATCTAAGCAAATCAAAAAATCAATATACTTTCCTGTGGCCTGGTGGCAATAGCCTAAAGGAGCATCTAATAAAATGTATTTAGTCGGGGTGAGATTACGCCTAGTAGCTGGACAGACTATTGTCTCACCTTTTTTAAGTTGGTGCAAGGTATCAACAAGCTCTGGATAGATCCAATCATTATAGTCTTTGCTCGAGTAAAACCACTCTACATAATTTTGAGGACCTTTTGAAATTTCATCATAGTCATCCCAGAAGATTGTAGTTGATTGCAAAGTTTCAGCTAGCTTTTTAACCAGAGTGGACTTACCTGCTCCAGAAATTCCACTAATTCCAATGATAAGAGGATGGCTCTTTTTACTGTTTATTCTATCAGTATGTTTGTCTCTCTTTAATATGCCTTGCGTTTGGACTTCATCGTTAAAGAATTTTACAAAAAAAGTCTTGGTCAGCTTTGGGTTTTTCTTATTTACCCTAACAAATTCAGCTTGGAACCCGCATTTTTCATAAAACCCTGGGGCTTGAAATACACTGGTAACCAAGTTAATATTATTGAATCCTTTTCCTTGAAAATGTCTTTCTAATTCTTGTAATAGTTTTTTGCCAAAACCTTTCCCTCGATGAGCTGTATCAACCCAAATATCATCCACATATATCTCAGCAAATGCAGTAAATGCGTTCAATACTGCAAAAACAATCCCGTTGTCATCCTTCAAAACCAATGAGAACGTTTTATAATTTACATCAATCTCATGAGCGCTCTCGTAAGCAACCAAGTCTTTGGTCATCCTCTCTTCTTCAGCATGAGAAATTTTATCTACAAATTCAATGGTATAATTCATTTAACTCACTCACCTATGCATTAGCGTTATGAGATACATTAGCCTTCAAAAAATCATCCATATATAGCTCCATTGGATAATGAAGCACAGGATGCCAACTCGCAATAAACTCTCCAATGATCTTAAAGCCCACTTTTTGGTACGCGTGGATGGCTCGTTTATTGGTCGCTTCAGGATCTATCAGAACCCTTGTCACATTTGAGAATTGGCTTATTAAAAACTCCCGTCGGCCACAGCAATCCCTTTCCCCAATTAATTCTTGAAGAAAAAGAGGCCCAAGTTCCTTTTGCCACCGTAATAGATGACCACGTTTAACGACTGAAACCGTTTGTTTTTTAAGTATCTTTCAACAGCTTCTTTAAAGGTGTGACGCTTACCCTCCGAATAGAGTTGATGCCGACCACAGCGAATATCTGCTTCAACCTTTGAAATCCAAGTTTTAGCATCTGTTTTTCTATCAAATATCGCTGTAAGTGTGGGATGTCCCTTTAATCGAACTTCTGCTTGATAACGAACGTTGGCTTTTTTAAGTTTTGTTTCTCGAATATAACCCATTTAACTCCCTGCAAGCGATTAGAAAACGAATAGTCCTCTGACCAATCGATCTTAACGCTTGATATACAGTCACTTAAAAGGAGTACAAACACTGATTACCGTAAATTCAACGGAACGGACACTCCAAAGTGATCGTCAAAAATATTTATGAAGATTTGTTTTGGGTGATTAAGAAAAATTACCGTTGGAATTTTGTTTTCTCCGGCAAGAGAAAAAAGAAGGAAAGATTAGAAAAAGAAAGTGGCCAGAACTGGAATCGAACCAGCGACACAAGGATTTTCAGTCCTCTGCTCTACCAACTGAGCTATCTGGCCACACATGAAGCTAAAAACATAGAAGATGGGTGATTTTTTTACAATACAATTTCTTTGCATAAATAAAAGAATCCCAAAACTATTAGCTAAAAGCTTACTCTCCCTCGCTTCCCGAAGTACTAGTATTTTTTTTAGGCGACTCAAGGGCGATACGGGAAGAATTATGCAATTTCGATTCCAAGATGGACATATCTTTTGCCACATTTATAGCCTCTGCAAGCTGCATATCGCTTTTTTCCGGAGAAAGGGCAGTAGAGGGTAGCTCGCTTGTCATGCTGCCAGACTTTAAAAAGTTTTGATAATTGGCATTATTTGCCAGGCGAATTGAGCTTTTTCTTTGAAGCTCTCCTAAATGCTCATGCCACCACATGGATTTTTTTTGAATTGTTGGCATGTAATACCTGAGATACCAAGGCTTTAAACCTGGATCTATATCACTTAAACTATCCCTAAAAGAAGCGCTGATCCGATCGTTTGAAAGTCGATCTTCTAGATACTCCTCGCCAAATTCTTCAAGACTTAAAGGGCTTGGAACAACAACATCCGCCTTCACTCCCAGCTCCTGCGGGGTCTTTCCGGAAACGGTGTAATACTTGCCAACTGTTACTTTAAAGTAAGAACCTTCTCCTTGGCCATCTGTCACAGTTTGACTTTGAATTGTTCCCTTGCCAAAAGTTTGTTTATCCCCAACAATAACCCCTACACCATAGTCTTGTAGAGCTTGGGCCACAATTTCAGCGGCAGAAGCTGTCATTTTCGAAGTTAGGATAATCAAAGGCCCATCGTAGCTTGTTTTTCCATCCATGTCCCGATAGAACCTTTCCTCCCCGTCGGAATACTTGGAAATGACAACCACGCCATTTGTGATAAAAAGACCGGCTACCTTAACAGCTTGGCTTAAAAATCCCCCGCTATTTTGCCTTAAATCAAGAATAAGGCCTTTTATGGGACGCCCCCCTTTCTGAAGTTTTTGAATGGCTTCCTTAACATCCCTTTCAGCAGAAACCCCAAGGTCGCTTTGATAAAAAGTGGTTAGTTTAATGATTCCTATGACTCCATTTTCAAAAGGAATTTCTTTAAGCTCGGCTCTTCCTTCATTAACAGCCACATCTTCTCTTGTTAAATTTACCGATTTGATGGAGCCTTGCTTATTTGATAGTAAAAGATCGACTTTTGTTCCTTTCGTTCCTCTTAAACGTCCCATAACTTCTTCTAAAGGCTCATTTTCTATAGAAGCCCCATTAATTTTTAAAATCCGGTCATTCACTTCAACGCGCCCGCTCCTAGAAGCCGGACTTTGATCGATAATTTTTGAAACCACATAACCCTTGTCTTGTTTATCTAGCTCGATGCCTATGCCTACAAAGGATTTTTCAAGACGAATACGCATATCATAAGCTTCTGAATCGCTTAAATATGAAGTATGGGCATCTAAACTTTTTGTAAGAGCCTTTAGAAGATGCATGTAAAAAAGGTTATCAAGCTCGCTTCCTTTAACGTCGCTGCTAGCGACATACTCGCTTTCATGGTTTAACATTTTTTCATTGTATTTCTTTAAAATAAGCGCTTTATTTGAGGCTCCCAATCGTTTTTCTTCACTGTTTCCGAAATTAGCATAGTGCTCTTGCTGTCTAAGTTTCAAATCAGAAATAGAATTAGCAAATCCCGGCACTTCCTGGAATGAAGCCCCTTCATAATCTCTAAAATCAGGGTTGCTACGCTCTTTTTGAGCCCGTTTCATAGCGGTTTGGATAACCCTGTTTAACTTTTTATAGCTGTCAAATCGATTAGCTTCATAGTCTTGTAAAACCTTTTTAACCTCGCTGTCGCTCATATTCAAAAAAGGTTTCACTTCTTCTTGAGTAAGGTAGATTCTTTGAGGGTCTGCTTGCTCTATATATTGCTTAAAGGAGTGTTTGACAACCACCTCAGATAGTTTTTTCGTATTGACATGCTGACTTAAGATATCGTTCATAACTTTCTTAACATCTTCAGCTTGAAGGGGATGATCAAGACTTCGTAAAGATGTTGTGAAAATGAAAGTGAGAGCCATGAAAAAAAGAAGAAACCGACACATCTTTAAGTCCTTTATTTTTCTAAATTCATGATAAACGCTTCAAAAAAAATCACTTTAAATAACTAAAAACTAATTATTTAAAAAAATGAATAAATAAATTTACCCTGGATAATTCAATTATATCCTTTACAAGGGAAAGGAGCAATGCCTTATCTTCCCATAAGTTTAGAAAACTCTATATTTGGTAATCGAAAAAGCTTAAAATTGAAGACTTATTCATAAAAATTAAGTATTTTAGACTTTTTAGCGGAAATTTATGACTCCAAGTAACCTGACTGCATCAAAAAATTCAGATTTTTATCTCACCTTAGAGGGATTTGATGGCCCCCTTGGGGTTTTGCTTCATCTTGTCCAACAAAAAGAAATCGATATCTTTGATGTCAGGCTCTCTAAAATCATCTCTCTTTTTATTGAGGAGTTTAAGGACCTTAACCTTGATGTAAGTTCTGAGTTTATCGGCACTTTTTCCCAGCTAGTCTACTTTAAGAGTAAAACGCTCTTGCCGGATGAGATAAAGCCATCAGAAGAAGAACTTTTAAACGATCCTTTAGATGAAAAGTTTGAAATTATCCACAAACTGATTGATTATTGTTTATTTAAAGAAGCCGGCAAACAGCTCATTTCTCTTGAGGAAGAGCAAGGAAAACTTTATTCAAGAGGCCTAAAGTCGACGGGTGAAAGTCCAAGACCGTTAGGGCTCAATCACTTGACATTAAACGATCTCGCTTCTCTTTTTAAAACCCTACTCGATAACAAGGAAAAAAATACCCAAATTTTATACGAAGAGGAATGGAAAGTCTCAGACAAAATCCAGTTTATAAAAGACCTTCTTCTTTCAGATAAAAAGATCCCTCTTTTTGAACTTTTTTTTAAAGAATCTTCAAAACTTGAGTGGATTGTCACCTTCCTGGCTGTTTTAGAACTGATGAAAATCGGAAAATTGTCGGTTTTTAAAGAAGCGGACAATGAGGTGATTTTTGTTTCCCTAACCTGATTTTATATTTTTTTTGAGTAAGCGGAGGCTAAAAAAAAACAATTTTTATTGACTAAAAATTTTATTGTGATATCCTTGGTATTAATTAAATTTAAATAAGAGTAACAGTCCCTCCACGTTAATTGTGCCAAAAAGCACTTTCTCAAATAACGTGAAATAAATTTCTCAACGGTTTTTCAAGTGTTTATCAATAAACTTC includes these proteins:
- a CDS encoding GNAT family N-acetyltransferase, with the translated sequence MYKVVVDYEPKEADNDVLREGMLAFNEKIVGERDKPFSIFLKNESGKIYGGVQAFLGSESVYIDLLFVDEALQKQGYGTQLLLAVEQEALKKGCVFSLVDTWDFQAEAFYLQRGYKRIGELKDYWLGHSKIFLRKNLKKV
- a CDS encoding RBBP9/YdeN family alpha/beta hydrolase, giving the protein MTRAILIHGNGNSKPTDNWLPYLKKELEKLNIKVDAPQFPDTELARSSYWLPFLENELKPDENTIIVGHSSGAIAAMRYAETHRILGSALIGTYYTDLGIEAEKLSGYFDLPWKWENIKKNQKWIIQFAGVNDPWIPIEEAHVVRDQLKTDYYESKDQGHFGGDYYKETFPELLEAIKKKIGKL
- a CDS encoding ClbS/DfsB family four-helix bundle protein gives rise to the protein MLKAPLSPEIQREYDKLINLIASIPVSSRILKQIEGTGGQVSITDLIAYQIGWGKCLIGW
- a CDS encoding S41 family peptidase, with amino-acid sequence MCRFLLFFMALTFIFTTSLRSLDHPLQAEDVKKVMNDILSQHVNTKKLSEVVVKHSFKQYIEQADPQRIYLTQEEVKPFLNMSDSEVKKVLQDYEANRFDSYKKLNRVIQTAMKRAQKERSNPDFRDYEGASFQEVPGFANSISDLKLRQQEHYANFGNSEEKRLGASNKALILKKYNEKMLNHESEYVASSDVKGSELDNLFYMHLLKALTKSLDAHTSYLSDSEAYDMRIRLEKSFVGIGIELDKQDKGYVVSKIIDQSPASRSGRVEVNDRILKINGASIENEPLEEVMGRLRGTKGTKVDLLLSNKQGSIKSVNLTREDVAVNEGRAELKEIPFENGVIGIIKLTTFYQSDLGVSAERDVKEAIQKLQKGGRPIKGLILDLRQNSGGFLSQAVKVAGLFITNGVVVISKYSDGEERFYRDMDGKTSYDGPLIILTSKMTASAAEIVAQALQDYGVGVIVGDKQTFGKGTIQSQTVTDGQGEGSYFKVTVGKYYTVSGKTPQELGVKADVVVPSPLSLEEFGEEYLEDRLSNDRISASFRDSLSDIDPGLKPWYLRYYMPTIQKKSMWWHEHLGELQRKSSIRLANNANYQNFLKSGSMTSELPSTALSPEKSDMQLAEAINVAKDMSILESKLHNSSRIALESPKKNTSTSGSEGE
- a CDS encoding segregation and condensation protein A, translated to MTPSNLTASKNSDFYLTLEGFDGPLGVLLHLVQQKEIDIFDVRLSKIISLFIEEFKDLNLDVSSEFIGTFSQLVYFKSKTLLPDEIKPSEEELLNDPLDEKFEIIHKLIDYCLFKEAGKQLISLEEEQGKLYSRGLKSTGESPRPLGLNHLTLNDLASLFKTLLDNKEKNTQILYEEEWKVSDKIQFIKDLLLSDKKIPLFELFFKESSKLEWIVTFLAVLELMKIGKLSVFKEADNEVIFVSLT